A region from the Aphis gossypii isolate Hap1 chromosome 1, ASM2018417v2, whole genome shotgun sequence genome encodes:
- the LOC126552755 gene encoding uncharacterized protein LOC126552755, with the protein MMCIKNIILIIITIIPFTESEFIAYDCDGPVQNVTSFDSLEVDNCDFPVPSKTQQVPRIQLLQRIDTYPVHFKSCFISVDYLITRCSVFEDAQSVEGGYFSDVVELGNARCWEIHQKRSYTFPLGGIVTDLQMNETTLVSHTVAGSLDRFGNCKGTNFKSNKGEWENAIVQAKYKIYLSEGTAIANSKDNTLILPSGTKMKLSDNYGVDTFKGETVWSNNHYNCEEQDFVVLFDGPASLVTSITNDNSSIYTYIVETDKIVFALKQIKKTFACEIPVIQTEHMQLLILTDAMFLNNFQTKSISPQNTDLIAYVNTKFVYIENFFKSTITTLYNDLLQKQCTLERQLLQQRLTLASNNLPEFAYIMGGGPGFTAIKHAEIIYLIKCKKVNVEVTKTDSCYNELPVLYNNHTFYMAPKTHTLQKYGTQINCNSMYPPAFNLDGNWYGFFPNVQEIKTPPKLKPNTAWTWAYKNLDFLMNSGLYTKDTMKAFQQHIIYPQEVDAVKNNLVRQTMGYDTVNQGIQFKYLIDEHTLGKMVEDKLFKLWGWFTTVGTFVSGLMGIFFVAKLIVTTIDAGINIHFLYKTFGWSTKLLGGFFSSITHILISQSNKNMYIKNKEFDEDSLEIKNVQRYKNKTHNIYPNLQHEMV; encoded by the coding sequence ATGAtgtgtatcaaaaatataatacttatcataattacaattatacctTTCACTGAATCCGAGTTCATTGCGTACGATTGTGATGGGCCTGTTCAAAATGTCACGTCATTTGATAGCTTAGAAGTGGACAACTGCGATTTTCCAGTACCATCAAAAACACAACAGGTACCAAGAATACAATTACTACAGAGGATTGATACCTATCCTGTTCATTTTAAGTCGTGTTTCATATCAGtcgattatttaataactagatGCTCGGTATTTGAAGATGCACAATCAGTAGAGGGTGGGTATTTTTCCGATGTTGTTGAGTTAGGAAATGCTCGATGTTGGGAAATTCATCAAAAACGATCCTATACTTTTCCTCTAGGGGGTATAGTAACGGATTTGCAAATGAATGAAACAACATTAGTTTCGCACACTGTAGCAGGATCACTGGACAGATTTGGAAATTGTAAAGGGacgaattttaaatctaataaaggAGAATGGGAGAACGCCATAGTACAggctaaatataaaatatatttatcagaaGGTACAGCAATAGCAAATAGTAAAGATAACACCCTTATTCTTCCGTCGGGTACAAAAATGAAACTATCTGATAATTATGGTGTTGATACGTTTAAAGGCGAAACCGTATGGagcaataatcattataattgcgAAGAACAAGATTTCGTTGTTTTATTTGATGGTCCAGCATCATTAGTTACCTCGATCACTAACGACAACtcgagtatatatacatatattgtagaGACAGACAAAATAGTGTTTGCtctcaaacaaattaaaaaaacattcgcTTGTGAAATCCCGGTAATTCAAACAGAACACATGCAATTACTTATTCTTACAGATgccatgtttttaaataattttcaaacaaaatccATTTCTCCGCAAAACACTGATTTAATTGcttatgtaaatacaaaatttgtatacattgaaaatttttttaaatcaacaataaCCACATTATATAATGACTTATTACAAAAGCAATGTACACTTGAACGACAATTATTACAGCAAAGGCTTACATTAGCCTCAAACAATCTTCCGGAGTTCGCGTATATTATGGGCGGAGGGCCTGGATTCACGGCCATCAAGCAcgctgaaataatttatttaattaaatgcaaaAAAGTTAATGTCGAGGTAACTAAAACAGACTCATGTTATAATGAATTACCAGTCTTGTATAACAACCATACATTCTATATGGCTCCAAAAACACATACCTTGCAAAAATATGGAacacaaattaattgtaattcaatGTATCCACCTGCGTTCAATTTAGATGGTAATTGGTATGGATTTTTCCCTAATGTCCAGGAAATAAAAACGCCACCAAAATTGAAACCAAATACAGCATGGACATGGGCATACAAAAATTTAGACTTTTTAATGAATTCCGGTTTGTATACAAAAGATACAATGAAAGCTTTCcaacaacatataatataccctCAAGAAGTGGACGcagtcaaaaataatttagttagacAGACCATGGGTTATGATACAGTAAACCaaggaatacaatttaaatatttgatagatGAACACACACTTGGAAAAATGGTGGAAGATAAGCTATTCAAATTATGGGGCTGGTTTACGACAGTTGGAACTTTTGTGTCGGGGCTAATGGGGATATTCTTTGTtgcaaaattaatagttacaaCCATCGATGCaggtattaatattcattttttgtataaaactttTGGATGGAGTACAAAGCTTTTAGGgggttttttttctagtattactcatatattaatatctcagtctaataaaaacatgtacattaaaaataaagagttTGATGAAGACtcgttagaaataaaaaacgttcaacgttataagaataaaacccataatatttatccaaATTTACAGCATGAAATGGTTTGA
- the LOC126549366 gene encoding uncharacterized protein LOC126549366 yields the protein MLYRRVNNYGKDTEPEAIVALENQLKIKVNPCGLIIDENFPYLAASPDGIVDGDFIVEIKCPFGVKDTKTFLEAINSKKLSFCRLSNNGKMELKLDHNYYYQVQGQMKISKRNLIDCHLSI from the exons ATGT TATATAGGCGCGTAAATAATTATGGTAAAGATACTGAACCAGAAGCTATCGTCGCATTggaaaaccaattaaaaattaaagtgaatCCATGTGGACttattattgatgaaaattttcCTTATTTAGCTGCTTCTcctg acGGTATTGTCGATGGcgattttattgttgaaattaaatgtCCATTTGGAGTAAAAGACACTAAGACATTTTTAGAAGCTATAAACAGTAAAAAG ttaTCCTTCTGTCGTCTTAGTAACAACGGGAAAATGGAATTGAAATTAGATCACAATTATTACTACCAAGTTCAGGGACAGATGAAAATCTCCAAACGAAATTTG atAGATTGTCAtttgtcaatataa